TGACACCGGGGAAGTGGCGAGTCATCTCGACGACATTCAGCACACGGCAAGACTATCCTCAAACGGACTGCAGGTACGTTGCGCTATCCGGCAAGAGCTTCTGATCCATTTCGACGTACAGGTTCTTCAACCCGCCAACCTTTGCGGCCTCAAAGAAATCAGGCCAATCAACTTTGCCCTGTCCTATTGGTACCGATCCGGATTCTTCACCTCCCCAATCTGCAAGGTGGGCAGATACAAATCGGCCGGGGTATTTGCGGAAGTAGTCAGCTGCGTGGTAGCCGATATTGACTACAGCAACCTGGAATTGCATGGCAACAAGCTCAGGATCCAGACGATCCATCAACACATCGTAAACAAGCTGGCCGTCTATTTCGACAAACTCAAAATGGTGGTTATGGAAGCCAAAAGGCAATCCGTTTTCTTTGATTTTACGGCCCCATTCATTCATCGTATCTGCCGCTTTTTTCCAGTCGTCGAGCGTACCGGTGCGTTCGTTCACGTTGGTTGCAGATACAATCATTTGCTCCAGTCCTAATTCGTGGGCAAATTCGACGCTGGCCATTAAGTCTTTTGTTAACTCCGGGTACGTGAAGTGCGAACTCTCACAAGCGATGCCTTCTCCATCCAGTGTGCGCTTGATCTCAGGTACGGGCATCTTGGCAAGTCCACCAAATCCATAAGAGCCATAGCCCAGCGGCGAGCACATCTCCATACTCTCATACCCCTGGCCGGCCAGTTTTTTGAGGGTGCCGGCAAAATCAGCGTTTAGTGGCTCACGCACTACCCAGCTTTGAAAGCCAATTTTGAATGCGCCAGAACGATGGGCCGCCTGTAACCATGTAGGCAGCAGTACGCTTGCGCCAAGACCGGTAGCAGCGTGTTGGAGGAATGCTCTTCTTTTCATGACAGTGGGGATTGCGTTTCGAGTGTCGAGTGACAATATAATCCTTCGACATTCAAAATTCCTTGTTCGGTATTCTATATTAGAACCAGGAACACTGCAAAAACTTACAAACTCGCCATTCAAACCTCAACTTCAGGCCGGCACAGCCTCATCCTTGATCAATGCCCCCCCTTTGACCAGCCAGGCGAACCCAAAGGCCATAATAGCCAGTGCTTCTAGATAGAATACCGGATTATAAGGTTGGAGCTGGTCTCTCAGGCCATCTGGCACCAGGTAGTACCCAAACATCAGCAGCAACGCGCCCCCCATCACACAAGCGCAGATTTTGTAAAGCCGGATACGCAATACTTTGGCAGGGGTGGTAGGATTAGATTTGGTAAATAGCCAGCCGGCGATGTAAATCAGTACGGCAAAAAACCCGCCCGCACATACCAGGTGTATGGTACCAATGGTGGAGTAGACATCCGGGTCAGCGTCCGTAGGAAAAAGAGCAACTCCGATGGCGAGGATACTTGCTATGTTTGTAAACCAGTTATCTCGCCAGTCATACCCGCGGTAAGTAAGGAGGCCTACTGAAATCGCAAACAGCATTCCGACAAAAACGTCACGCACTGCTGTGTGGTAATACAGACTGACAGTGCGCTGAATGGTAGTATCATAGATCAGCAATCCGCCAACAGCCAGGATGAGCGGTAATGACGTTCCGAGTAGGCCGATGACTTTGCGAACGGCCATCGGTGAAAATACCATTGAACTGGATTCTGACATGAAAAACCTGCTGTAGTTTTGCTTTTACTGCAACAAGGTAAGCAACTACTTGCACACAGACATCCTTTCAATAAGCCATTTTTAGCGCCGGCGGATTTCGAATGCCGGCGTTTCCATATTACGAAAGCGGTCCGGATGGTCATCCGGATGTCCTTCTACAACCCACTGGCCATTCCGGGCGTTGTCCTGCTGCGTGATCGCATCAAAGGTGTTATTGCCACTGAAGTTTTTCTCGCCATGCCGTGTCTCGGTCTTTTTGTAATAAACCGCCCCCCCTTCATTGGCTTCCAGGTGGATGTTCACAAATTCGCAACCGGTAATGCTGCTCTGGATTCGGATGCCATTGCCTGTAGCCTCTTCCCCGTTGTAGCGGCGCGTGCCCTTGATTACACCGTTGACAAAGCTGTTGTTGCTGCTGTGGTATTCAACCATGAGGCCCCAGCAAATGGCATCCAGGATTTCAAAATCTTCCATCCAATTGCCCTGGTTTTCGATATCCCACCAGATGGGATTGCCAATGGCCTTGATGTGACGCAACGTATTTTCTGTTGAGTTGCGGAGTTTGTTGCCGGCATCCCATTTGGGATCAAACCCTTTCCAGTTGTTAAACGACGTTTCAATGTTTTCGAGTGCACAACGGTGCATTTCACGGGAGGAGAGTCCGTTTTGACCGTGGTTCTTGATGATCACATTGTTGATGTTGTGGTTGCGCCCCATGAGGTGCAGGCCTTCGGTATTTGACCACTGCAAATCGAGGTTACGCAGTTCCCATCCTTCTGCTTCTTCAGGAAGGCTGATCATGCCTTGATATCCCGTGTTGGCGCAAAACCTGAAATGCAGACCATCAAGCACGACGCCAGAAGCCGATTTGATGTTCGTAGATAGGATTTGCTGGTATTGTGCAGCCAGGATGTCAAATTCAGCCGGCGGGCGGTCGTCCATAAAACGCGCCCATATCTTTTTCGGATTGTCGGCCGTTCCTTCCAGATATATCGTTCCTGGCATGAGGTCAGCGGTTTTATAGACGGTTTGGAGGGGCTGACCGTCTACAATGATCATATGGGGCTGCATTGCTGCCCGGTGCCGCAGGCCCGCATCACCAAGACCAACTTGTTTGGCGGGATGTTGGTAAAAAGGTTTGTCCCATGTAAGGCCATATGCCTCACCATTCTTTTCCCATGCTGCCGGCGCAACCGGGTGCGCGCCCATGAATACGGGTTGCTCACCTGGATATGCGTGCAGTTGTGTGCCGTCTTGCAATTTGAAACCGCCGCGATAAATGCCTGCCCGGAGCAGGATCGGGGTTGTGCCGGCATCTTTAATTGCTTCATGCAGGTTGTCGTTTGGCCCGACAATGATTTCTGAACCGGATACCATGAACTTGTATTGTTGGTCAAAAGAAAAGACTGGGTCCCCTTAAAAACCGTTACGTGCCGA
This Bacteroidota bacterium DNA region includes the following protein-coding sequences:
- a CDS encoding sugar phosphate isomerase/epimerase, yielding MKRRAFLQHAATGLGASVLLPTWLQAAHRSGAFKIGFQSWVVREPLNADFAGTLKKLAGQGYESMEMCSPLGYGSYGFGGLAKMPVPEIKRTLDGEGIACESSHFTYPELTKDLMASVEFAHELGLEQMIVSATNVNERTGTLDDWKKAADTMNEWGRKIKENGLPFGFHNHHFEFVEIDGQLVYDVLMDRLDPELVAMQFQVAVVNIGYHAADYFRKYPGRFVSAHLADWGGEESGSVPIGQGKVDWPDFFEAAKVGGLKNLYVEMDQKLLPDSATYLQSV
- a CDS encoding DUF998 domain-containing protein, whose product is MSESSSMVFSPMAVRKVIGLLGTSLPLILAVGGLLIYDTTIQRTVSLYYHTAVRDVFVGMLFAISVGLLTYRGYDWRDNWFTNIASILAIGVALFPTDADPDVYSTIGTIHLVCAGGFFAVLIYIAGWLFTKSNPTTPAKVLRIRLYKICACVMGGALLLMFGYYLVPDGLRDQLQPYNPVFYLEALAIMAFGFAWLVKGGALIKDEAVPA